In Acidobacteriota bacterium, one genomic interval encodes:
- a CDS encoding septal ring lytic transglycosylase RlpA family protein: protein MVTQHAPGRTSPPPGTLRRKPAIPGVRLCALLAAVVALSGCGGRKKIKLPPPVEAKRGWSEVGIASWYGHPYHGRQTSNGETYDMNKMTAAHTRLPFGTWVNVRNLRNGRSTQVRINDRGPFTARYIIDLSRAAASEIQMIGAGTVRVRLTVIDGPGGKRKRPKRSSRTAESRPAPARGAYEIQIGVFKIEANAKTLAWAAKQKGHRVEVRPFRRGSSKLYRVVVAGGTKEAANKRLRKLKGQGFKGFVRLVRR from the coding sequence ATGGTAACACAGCACGCACCGGGCCGAACCTCGCCACCACCAGGAACTCTCCGACGGAAACCGGCGATTCCGGGCGTCCGGCTCTGCGCTCTGCTGGCGGCCGTTGTCGCCCTCAGTGGGTGCGGCGGGCGCAAGAAAATCAAGCTCCCGCCGCCCGTGGAAGCCAAGAGAGGGTGGTCCGAGGTCGGCATCGCCAGTTGGTACGGGCATCCCTACCACGGGCGCCAGACCAGCAACGGCGAGACCTACGACATGAACAAGATGACCGCCGCCCATACGCGGCTGCCGTTCGGCACCTGGGTCAACGTCCGGAATCTCCGGAACGGAAGGTCCACACAGGTCCGGATCAACGACCGGGGGCCGTTTACCGCCCGGTACATCATCGATCTTTCCAGAGCCGCCGCGTCGGAGATCCAGATGATCGGAGCGGGCACGGTTCGAGTCCGCCTCACCGTCATCGACGGTCCCGGTGGAAAGCGAAAACGCCCGAAACGGAGTAGCCGCACCGCCGAGTCGAGACCCGCACCGGCGAGGGGTGCGTACGAAATTCAGATCGGAGTCTTCAAGATTGAAGCGAACGCGAAGACTCTGGCCTGGGCCGCCAAGCAGAAGGGGCACCGCGTCGAGGTGAGGCCGTTTCGGCGCGGGAGTTCGAAACTCTACCGGGTCGTCGTTGCGGGCGGAACGAAAGAGGCGGCGAACAAGCGCCTGAGAAAACTCAAGGGACAAGGCTTCAAGGGTTTCGTGAGGCTGGTCCGCCGCTAG